DNA sequence from the Bradyrhizobium diazoefficiens genome:
GCTTTGCGAGGGTGATCCTTACTTTTACGGCTCCTTCATGCATCTGCACGCGCGCCTGCAGGGCCGCGTCGGGATCGAGGTGATCGCCGGCATTCCCGGCATGGTCGGCTGCTGGAACGGCGTCGGACAGCCGATCGCGCTCGGCGACGACGTCACGACGGTGCTGATGGGCACGCTGGCCGAGGACGAGCTCGAACGGCGCATGCGCGATTCCGATGCGCTCGTCATCATGAAGACCGGCCGCAATCTCGCAAAAGTGCGGCGCGCGCTCGCCGCCGCCGGCCGGCTGAACGATGCCTGGCTGGTCGAGCGCGGCACCACGCCGAACGAGCGCGTTGTCAAGCTCGCCGAGATCGATGCCGCCGACTGTCCTTATTTCGCAATCGTGCTGGTGCACGGCAAGGGCCGGCAATTGGACGCCGCCGAATGACGGGCACGCTGACCATCGCAGGCCTCGGGCCGGGCAGTGAGGCGCTGGTGACGCCGGAAGTCTCTGCTGCGATTGCAGCCGCGACCGACATTCTGGGCTATGCGCCCTATGTCGCGCGCATACCGCCGCGAGCCGGTCTCACCCTGCATCCTTCGGACAACCGCGAAGAGCTGCAGCGCGCGCGCGAGGCGTTGCGCCTGGCTGCCGAAGGGGGGCAGGTCGTCGTCGTGTCCTCCGGGGACCCCGGCGTTTTCGCGATGGCCTCCGCCGTGTTCGAGGCGCTCGAACAGGCGCCGCAATGGCGCGAGCTCCCGATCTGCGTGCTGCCCGGCATCACCGCGATGCTGGCAGCGGCCGCGCGTGCGGGTGCGCCGCTCGGCCATGATTTCTGCGCAATCAACCTCTCGGACAATCTCAAGCCGTGGGCGGTGATCGAGACGCGGCTGCGGCTCGCCGCTGAAGCGGATTTTGCGATCGCGATGTACAATCCGCGCTCGACAAGCCGGCCGGAGGGGTTTGGCCGCGCACTGACGGTATTGAAGGAAGCGGGCTGCGGCGAGCGCCTGGTCATCTTCGCGCGCGCGATCAGCGCGCCAGACGAGAAGATCGTCACGGTGACCCTGAACGAAGCGACGCCTGATATGGCCGACATGCGCACGCTTGTCATCGTCGGTAACTCGCAGACGCGCCGTGTCGGCCGGTGGGTCTATGCGCCGAGGCAGGTCCGATGACCCAGCCACTGTATCACCTCAGCGACGCTCTCGACCCGCAATCGCTCGGGCAGTTGCGGACGCGAGATCATGACCACGGGCAGCCCCAGCATGCGGGCGGCATCGATCTTGGCGCGCGCGCCATCGCCGCCGGAATTGCGGGCGACAATCCACGCGATCTCGCGCCTGCGCATCATCTCCAACTCGCCATCAAGCGTGAACGGCCCGCGCGACACGATCACATCGGCTGCGAAGGGCAGGGCCGCTTCGGGTGGGTCGACGAACCGCAGCGTGTAGGTGTGCTGCGGCCTGCTCGCAAAGAGTGCGATGTGTTGGCGGCCGATGGCGAGGAATACGTTTGCGGATGCTTCGGGCAGTGTAGCGGCCGCAGCAGCGACATCACCGACTTCGATCCAGCTGTCGCCGGGGGCCCTGGTCCACGGCGCACGCTCCAGCGCAATCAACGGCGTCCCGGTTTCCGCGCAGGCTTCAACGGCATTGCGGCTCATTTCGGCGGCAAAGGGATGCGTCGCGTCAATCACATGCGTGATGCCTTCGCGCCTGATGGTATCGGCAAGCCCGCTTACGCCACCAAAACCGCCGATGCGGGTCGGCAGCGGCTGATCGGCAGGCGCGCGGGTGCGGCCGCCATAGGAATAGACGGCGTCAATGCCCGCGCGTGCAATCTCCGCGGCGAGCAGGCTCGCATCGCTCGTTCCGCCCAGAATGAGGGCGCGCATCATGGCTGATCCCTGGCTGACCATCATCGGTATCGGCGAAGATGGCCTTGCCGGGCTGTCCGAGGCAAGCCGAAAGGCGCTTGCCAAGGCAGAAACCGTCTTCGGCGGCGAGCGTCATCTTGCACTCGCAGATGTGGCAAGCCGCGGGCGCGCGTGGTCGGTGCCGTTCGACCCAGATGCCGTGCTGAGCTGCCGTGACCGGCCGACGGTGGTGCTCGCCTCCGGCGATCCATTTTGGTACGGCGCGGGTTCGATCCTTGCCGAAAAACTCGAGGCAAGCGAATGGATCGCGCATCCCGCGCCGTCGACTTTCTCGCTCGCCGCTGCACGGTTAGGCTGGCGGCTCGAAGCGGTCGCGTGCCTTGGCCTTCATGCTGCACCATTTGAATGTCTCGTGCCGCATCTGGTGCGAGGTGCGCGCATCATCTGTCTCGTGCGTGACGGTAGGGCCGTCGGTGAGCTCGCCAGATGGTTGAGCGAGCGAGGATGGGGCGCCTCGGCATTCTGGACTCTCGCCGCGCTCGGCGGACCACATGAAAGCGTTCGTAAGTATCGCGCCGAGAGCTATACACGCACTGCCGCGGGAAAGCTGATTGCTGTGGCGCTGGAGGCGAGTGGGGCGGATGGGCTGTCCCGTAGCTCCGGGCTGCCGGATGTTCTGTTCGCTCATGACGGCCAGATCACCAAGCGGCCGATCCGCGCGCTCGCGTTGTCGGCGCTGGGGCCGTGTCCTGGCAAGAGGCTGTGGGACATCGGCGCCGGTTCAGGCTCGATCTCGATCGAATGGGCGCTGTGTGGCGGGACGGCGATCGCCGTCGAGGCGCGCGATGATCGGGCAGCCAATATCCGCAGCAATGCAGAGGCGTTCGGGTTGGGACACAAGATCACTATCATCAGGGGGATCGCGCCAGAGGCTCTTGCTGTGCTCGAAACGCCGGATGCCGTCTTCATCGGCGGCGGCCTCGATAGCGCGATGTTCGATGCTGTGTGGTCGCGGCTCTCGCCCGGTACGCGGCTTGTCGCGCATGCGGTGACGCTGGAGACGGAAGCGCTGCTCGGCGAGCTGCACCGGCGCCATGGCGGCGAGCTGATGCGGGTGGAGATTGCATATGCTGGCCCGCTCGGCCGTTATCGCTCTTGGGAGGCGGCACGGCCGGTGGTGCAATGGAGTACGGTCCGATGAAAGTCGCCGGACTCGGATTTAAGAAAGACGTGACGCTCGCCTCGCTGCGTGAAGCGCTGCTGGCGGCCGGTGGTCCCGAAGGCATTGCCGCGGTGGCGACTGTCAGCGACAAGGCTGATGAGCAGGCGCTGAAGCAGCTCGCGTGCGAATGCGGCGTGCCGATCAAGGCTGTTCCGGTCGGCCTGCTGGCCAGCATCGACACGCCGACGCAGTCGAAGCTCATCGCGGAAAAGTTCGGGACGGGATCCATCGCTGAAGCAGCCGCGTTGGCAGCCGCCGGCCTTCACGCCCGCCTGATCGCAACGCGGGTTGTCTCTCAGGATCGCACCGCGACCGCGGCGATCGCTGAAGGAGACGGTCCATGACTGTGCATTTCATCGGCGCCGGGCCCGGCGCCGCCGATCTTCTCACATTGCGCGGACGCGACCTGATCGCGGCCTGTCCGGTGTGCCTCTATGCCGGCTCGCTGGTGCCCGAAGGTGTGCTGGCGCATTGCCCGGCCGGCGCGCGCATCGTCAACACCGCGCCGTTGTCGCTTGACGAGATCATCGCGGAGATCGCTGCTGCTCATACCGCGGGCAAGGACGTGGCGCGGCTGCATTCCGGCGATCTCTCGATCTGGTCGGCAATGGGCGAGCAGCTTCGCCGCCTGCGCGCGCTCAGCATTCCCTATACGGTCACGCCCGGCGTGCCGTCCTTTTCGGCCGCCGCAGCGGCGCTCGAAGCCGAGCTGACATTGCCCGGTCTTGCACAGACGGTGGTGCTGACACGCACGCCGGGCCGCGCCAGCGCGATGCCCGAGAGCGAAAAGCTCGCTGCCTTTGCAGCGACGGGCGCGGTGCTTGCGATCCATCTGTCGGTCCATCTGCTCGACAACGTCATCGCCGAGCTCACGCCGCATTACGGCCCAGACTGCCCGGTCGCGATCGTCTGGCGCGCGAGCTGGCCGGATCAGCGCATCGTCCGCGCCACGCTGGCAACGCTCGATGCGGCCGTCGGCACCGAGATGGAGCGCACCGCGCTGATCCTGGTCGGCAAGACGCTGGGCGCTGCGGATTTTGACGAGAGCCGGCTCTACGCCGCCGACTACGACCGCCGCTATCGGCCGGTTGGTGCCGAACCGCGCTTTCCGGAGGCATCGTGATGCCGGCAGGGCTCGTCATCTCCGCGCCGGCATCCGGCGTCGGCAAGACCACGCTGACCTTGGCTCTTGCGCGCGCCTGGCGCAATCGTGGATTACGCGTGCAGTGCTTCAAGAGCGGCCCGGACTATATCGACCCCGCCTTTCATGCTGCCGCCACAGGCCGCGCCTCCGTCAACGTCGATAGCTGGGCGATGAACCGCGCGACCATCGAACGCCTCGTCAGCCGTGGGACGGATGCCGACATCGTGCTGGCCGAAGGCTCGATGGGCCTGTTCGACGGCGTCGCCGCGCGCGGTGTCTCCGGCATCGGCGCCACCGCCGATATCGCGGAGATGCTGGGCTGGCCGGTGGTGCTGGTGATCGATCCGTCCGGACAGGCGCAGACGGCGGCGGCGATTGCTGCGGGGTTGCGCGACTATCGGCCCGGCGTGCGCCTTGCCGGTGTTGTGCTCAATCGCGTGGCCAGTCCGCGTCACGAAGACCTCGTGCGGCGCGCACTCAACGACGCCGACATCGCGGTCTTCGGCGCGCTGCCGCGCCATGCCGAGATCAGCCTGCCGAAGCGGCATCTCGGCTTGGTGCAGGCCGAGGAGCAGGCCGAGATCGGCAAGCTGATCGACGAGGCCGCGCGGTTCGTCCTCGAGCATGTCGATCTCGACGCGGTGCTGCAATCGGCTGCCGTCTGGTCGCCGCAACCTGCCACGAATGGCCTGAACTTGACGCCGCCGGGCCAGCGCATCGCGCTGGCCCGCGATGCGGCGTTCTCGTTCATCTATCCGCATATGCTCGAAGCCTGGCGCGCCTCAGGCGCCGAAATCTCGACTTTCTCGCCGCTCGCCGATGAAGCGCCTGACGCCAGCGCCGACGTCTGCTGGCTGCCCGGCGGCTATCCCGAGCTTCACGCCGGCAAGATCGCGGCCAATGCGCGCTTCCGCAGCGGCCTGCGCGCCTTCGCCGAGACGCGACCGGTGCACGGCGAATGCGGAGGCTATATGGTGCTGGGAACTGCTTTGACCGACGCCGACGGTATCAGTCATGAGATGACGGGCCTGCTCGGACTTGAGACGAGCTTTGCCAAGCGCCGCATGCACCTGGGCTATCGTCTCGCCGCGCTCGCAGCGCCGATGCCGGGACATCAGGTCGGTGCGCGGCTGCGTGGCCACGAATTTCATTATTCGACGATCCTGGCCCAGCCCGATACGCCGCTGGCAGTCGTGCACGACGCAACCGGCGCCGTCATCGCCGAGACCGGCTCGCGGCGCGGCCGCGCCACCGGCACGTTCTTCCATCTGATCGCGGAGGACCGGTGAGCGGCTTTGTCTCCTTCATCTCCGCCGGCCCCGGCGATCCCGAGCTTCTTACGCTCAAGGGCGCCGCGCGGCTGCGCGAGGCCGACGTGGTGCTCTATGACGATCTTGCTTCAGGCGCGATCCTCGATTTGGCGCGCCCGGGCGCCAATCTCGTCGCGGTCGGGAAACGGGCAGGGCGGCCGTCGACAAAACAGCATCACGTCAACCGCCTCTTGGTCGACTATGCTGCCACGGGCGTGCGCGTCGTGCGGCTGAAGTCGGGCGATGCCGGCATCTTTGGCCGGCTCGAGGAGGAGCTGGAGACGCTGCGCGAGGCCGGCATCGGCTACGAGATCATTCCCGGCGTCACCTCGGCCTGTGTTGCTGCCGCGCAAGCCGGCATTCCATTGACGCGTCGGCACACCTCGCGCCGGGTGCAGTTCGTCACCGGGGCCGACGTCACGGGCGAGCTGCCGCAGAACTTGAACTGGGCAGCGCTGGCCGATCCTGATGCGACGACCGTCGTCTATATGGGCCGGCGCACCTTTCCGGCGTTGGTTGCCAAATTGATCGAGCATGGTCTCTCGCCGAGCACGCCGGCGCTGTTCGCCGAATCCCTCGGTCGCGCCGACGAGCACCTGGTGCGCACCACCATTGCCGAGCTCGCCGTGCAGCTTGCACGTGGCGGCGCTGCCTCCACGGCAGCCGTCATCATGTTCGGCGCGCTGTCGGAGGGCGGATCGTCATGATGACGCTCTCCCTGATCGGCATCGGTTGCGGCGATCCCGGGCAGCTCACGCGCGCTGCGATCGGTGCGATCAACGCCGCCGATGTTGTCCTGATTCCGCGCAAAGGAACGGCAAAATCAGACATCGCCGATCTCAGGCGAACGATTTGCGCCGATGTGCTCACCAACACCGCCACGTGCATCGCCGAGTTCGATTTGCCCATGCGCGACGCGGCGGAAGCCGATTACCGCAAAGGCGTGGACGATTGGCACGACGCGGTCGCCGCGATCTGGTCGCAGACGATCGCAAGTCATCTCGGCGGTGAGGGCAGGGTCGCACTGCTGATCTGGGGCGATCCTTCGCTCTACGATTCCTCGCTGCGCATCGCGCGGCGGCTCGACCCCTCGCCTGAGATCGAGGTCGTGCCCGGCATCACCTCGATCCAGGCGCTGTGCGCGGCGCATGCGCTGCCGCTCAACGATATCGGTGAGCCGTTTTTGGTCACGACCGGACGCCGCTTGCGCGAAGGCGGCTGGCCGGCAGGCGTCGACACCGTGGTGGTGATGCTCGACGGCGGCACGGCGTTCCAACTGCTCGATCCGGAAGGACTGCACATCTGGTGGGGCGCCTATCTCGGCATGGCCGATCAGATCATCATGTCCGGCGCGCTGGCCGAGGTCGGCCCGCGCATCGTCGCCGCGCGACTGGCCGCGCGCGAGCGGCATGGCTGGATCATGGATAGTTACATTCTCAAGCGCAGGCCATAAGCGAGGCAGCATGCTCCCTGAATGGATCACTCAGAAATGTCCAGAAATTTCCGCGCTCCATCGCGAAGCGGCAATCGCGCGGCAGGCACAACTGACAAAGCCGACCGGGGCGCTCGGCCGGCTCGAACAGCTCGCGATCGAGCTTGCGGGCCTGCAGGCGACCGAACGCCCGCTTGCCGCCCGCGTGCCGATCATCATCTTCGCCGGCGATCACGGCATTGTCGCGCAGGGCGTGTCGGCCTATCCGCAAGCCGTCACCATCGCGATGATGGCGAATTTTGCCGCAGGCGGTGCCGCGATCTCGGTGCTGGCGCGCGAGCTCGGCTCGCGTCTGGAGGTGGTCGACGCCGGAACGCTGGCCGAGGCGGCGATGCCAGGCATCATCACGGACAAGCCGCGCCATGGTACCCGCGATTTCAGCCTCGAAGCTGCGCTCACGCAGTCGGAGCTGGCATTCGCCTTCGAGGCCGGACGGCGCGCAGTGGCGCGGGCCGTTGCCAATCGGCCCGATCTGCTAATCTTCGGCGAGATGGGCATCGGCAATACCACGACATCGGCGGCGATCGCCGCGAGCCTGCTCGGCATCAGCGCCGAGGAGATCGCCGGCAGCGGCACCGGCGTCGGTGCGGCGGGCCGTGCGCACAAGGCGCGCGTGATCGACGCGGCGATCGCGCGTCATCAGGTCGCCGGTGCAGCGCCCGAAAATATCCTGTGCGCTGTCGGCGGCCTCGAGATTGCGGCGATCTCCGGCGCGATCATTGCGGCCGCGCAGGCACGCATTCCCGTGCTGATCGACGGTTTCATCGTTTCGGTTGCCGCACTCGCCGCGGTCCGGCTCAATACATCGTGCCAGCCGTTCCAGCTCGCCTCGCATCAATCGGCGGAGCAGGGGCATCGGCTGGTTCTGCGCGCGCTGAACGTGCAGCCGCTGATCAGCCTCGATCTCAGGCTCGGCGAGGGATCGGGCGCCGCGATCGCGCTGCCGCTGGTGCGCGCGGCCTGTGCGCTTCACAACGACATGGCGACGTTCGCGCAGGCCAATGTGCCGGATCGCCCTAACTGATCCGCTGATTGACGGAGACGACACGCCAGCCGGCCGCGAGCCGATCGATCCGGGTCAGCGACAGTGGATCGATCGCGAAACGCAACGCCGCCTGCGGCGCCAGGTCGAGTGCGATGCAGAGTGCGGCGCGGATGGTGCCGGAATGTATGACGAGCGTTGCGGGGCCGGCGCCGATCCGCGCAAGGCCCAGCCGGACGCGCGCGACCTGATCCTCAAAGCTCTCTCCATCAGGCGGCCGACCGCGCGCCGGATCGCTCCAGAATTGCGCATAGGCCTCGCCGCCGGCCGCGGAAAGCTCGTCATGCCGCCGGCCGGTCCAGCCGCCAAAATCCTGCTCGCCGAATTCGGGCATCAGCTCGGGCTCGAGCCCCAGCGCGCGCGCCGTCTCGACCGTACGTCGCGCCGGGCTGGCATAGCTCGCCGCATCCGGCGGCAGACACCGGCGCAGCGCCTCCAGTTGTACGCGATCGCTAAGGTCGGATGGCGCATCATCGGCATGGATGGTCCCTGCGACGCCGTCGACGGCGGCATGCCGTATCAACCAGAGGAAGGTCTCGCCTTCCATGCAGATCTCCCAAGGTAGTTGGTGGCTGCTGCACTATCGCCGCGACAGGCACATTGACTCTATCTGCGCCGTAATCCTAGATGGCGTTGACGGTTTTCCCGAGAGGGGATGAAAAGGGAATGCGGTGCGGGGACGTTGTCCCCAATGCCGTAGCTGCCCCCGCAACTGTAAGCGGTGAATCCTTCGTCAGAAGCCACTGGGTCCTCGGTCCCGGGAAGGCGTCGAAGTGGTCACGACCCGCGAGCCAGGAGACCTGCCGTCAGCCGTGGTCACACGCGAAGATGTCGGTCGGGGAGTACAGACATTCGGCTTCATCGGAAGGCTGAAAGCCGGATGGTGGGACCTTGGTTCGCGGTGACGTGCCACTGACGTCACACCGAGGTCCAAGACTGTGTCTTCTATCCATACTGTACGACCACGCCGTTTTCTGCTGGCGTCCGCCGCTCTGACATCTTTTGCCGTCATCGACATGCCGGCTGCCTTGGCGCAGCAGGCTCGCGAGCCTCTGCCGCCGGTGGAAGTGTCGCCGCCGCAATCCCGCAAGCTCGCCAAGCCGACCGGCCGGGACGCGGCAAGCGCACGCCGCATGACCGCACGCACGCCTGCCGCGGCAGCAGCGGTCGCGTCCAAGCCGGTCGTGCCGAACGCTGCGACGCCGCTTAACAGCAACGCGGTTGCCGAAAGCGCTTCGCGCCTCGGCCTCACCGTGCGCGAGACGCCCGCGACGGTCGAGGTGATCTCGGCGCAAATCATGCGCGAGCAGGGCTACCGCACCGTCTCCGACGTGGCGCAGGGTGCAGTCGGCGTCACCGCCGGCGACAATCCGGCCGAGCCCTCGGCCTTCTCGATGCGCGGCTTCACGAACAGCCAGATCAACACGCTCTATAACGGCATCAAGATCGGCCCGCAGAACATGACCTCGCGGATCATGGACACGGCCAATCTCGAAGCCGTGGAAATCCTGAAAGGGCCGGCCTCGCTGATCTCGGGTGAGGGCGCTGCCGGCGGCGCGATCAATTTCGTCACCAGGCAGCCGCACACCGGGCCGATCCGGAACGAGGCGGACTTTTCCTGGGACTCGCTGAACTCCTATCGCGCCCATTACGGCTCGGGGGGCAGCACCAATGTCGAGGGTCTCGATTATCGCTTCGACATCAACCGCTCCGCGCTCAATGGCTTTGCCGACGACACCAGCACCAAGACGTTCGACGTCTCCGGCCAGCTCAATTATCGGATTTCCGACAGCCTCAAGGTCTGGGGCGCGATCGAATATCGCGAGGACCGCTCCAAGGCTTATTGGGGCGCGCCACTAGTGCCGGTGGCCTTTAGTGGCTCGCATGCCACGGCAGGCATCGTCTCGGGCACTTATGTCTCGAGCTTTAACGGAACCAATCTCGGACCGATCACGATCGACGATCGCACCTTCAACACCAACTACAACGTCCTCGATAATCGCAACGTGGCGCAGGAGGTGTGGCTGCGCGGCGGATTTGAGCTGAAGCTGGCGCCCGATCTGATCTTGAAGAGCCAGGCCTATGCCTACGGTGCCGAGCGCAGCTGGTTCAACAACGAGGTGGAGGCGTTCAACACCGCAACGAATACGGTCGACCGCAGCCGGTTCTACGTGGCACATAGTCAGCGCCTTGTCGGCAACATCACAGATCTGACCTGGGATGCGAACATCGCAGGTTTCGACAATCGCCTGGTTACGACGCTCTCGTCGAGCTATCTCGATTTTGTCCGGCCGGGCGCGGCCAAGTTTCCCGGCGATTCCGTTGATCTCGTTGATCCCAACCGCGGCTTCTACGGCCTGCTGACGACCAAGCAGCAGACCGCTCGCATCCACAACGAGGCGCTGTCGTTCGAGGACCGGCTGAAGCTCACGCGCACCTTCTCGCTGATCGGCGGCCTGCGCGTCGAGCATATCGGGCTCGACCGCAATTCGACCGACCAGTTCGGTCTGGAGAACGTAGGCTTTCCGTTCTCGAAATCCTGGGCACCAGTCACCGGCCGCATCGGCTATACCTGGGAGGCCGTTCCGGGCCTGACCTTCTTCAGCCAGTACGCCACCGGCGCCGACATCTCGGCCAACAATATCTTCCTGCTTTCGCCCACCCAGCCGCTCGGTCTGACCACTGCGCGCACCTATGAGACCGGCGTCAAGCACGTGCTTTGGGACAACAGGGCGGAGTGGTCGTTTTCGGCCTACGATATCCTGCGCAAGAACGTCTATGCCGCCGCGGGCGGCATGCAGCTCAACATCGCGGGACGGCAGGAGTCCAAGGGCGTCGAGCTCGCCGGATCAATCCGCCCGATCGAGCCTTTGCGTCTGTGGGGCAACATCGCCTATGTCGATGCGCGCTATGCCGATTATGATTTCGCCGGCGGCTCGTTCTCGGGCAACACGCCGCCGAACGTACCGCGCATCGTCGCTAATGCCGGCGCGTCCTGGCGCTTCTTCACTCTCTGGCCGGTAGAGATCGGCATCACCGGCCGCCATGTCGGCGACCGCTACAACAGCGACGCCAACACCGTGACCATGAATGCCTACACGGTCGGCGATGTCTACGCCTTCGTCGACATCCCCAAGACGGTGTTCAATGCCGTCGATCAGGCCCGCCTGACCTTCCGCGTGCGCAACTTTATGGACAAGCGCTACGCGATCTGGGGCGACCCGTTCTATCCGGACCAGATCCTGCTGGGCGCGCCGCGGACGTATGAAATTTCCGCGGCGTTCAAATGGTAGGGCGCTGACCACATGATGGGCGCCATCGTCCTGCTGCACCGCTGGCTCGGAATTGCGTTCTGCCTCCTGTTCGCGATGTGGTTCGCGAGCGGAATCGTCATGCACTTCGTTCCGTTTCCGTCGCTGACAGAAGCGGAACGCTTTGCCGGGCTCGCGCCGGTGGAACGCACGCAGCCGGTCATGGCAGTGGCCGATGCCGTGGTCACGAGCGGAATCGCGGATGCCACGCGCGTTCGTCTGATTCAGCGCAGCGATGGGCCAGTCTATATTGTGTCGGGGCCGTTGCGTATGCGGGCGGTCCGTGCTTCGGACGGGGTCGATGCATCGGTGGAATCTGCCGATGTCGCGCTCGCCATCGCCCTGGAGCACGCCCGCAG
Encoded proteins:
- a CDS encoding precorrin-2 C(20)-methyltransferase — encoded protein: MGCIICCGLGPGNPDMMSVRADRTVRGAKHVAYFRKKSRPGQARRIVEGMLAVDVTEYPMEYPVTTEIAFDSAEYVQLLAGFYDEWAERLARLARAVDVVVLCEGDPYFYGSFMHLHARLQGRVGIEVIAGIPGMVGCWNGVGQPIALGDDVTTVLMGTLAEDELERRMRDSDALVIMKTGRNLAKVRRALAAAGRLNDAWLVERGTTPNERVVKLAEIDAADCPYFAIVLVHGKGRQLDAAE
- the cobJ gene encoding precorrin-3B C(17)-methyltransferase gives rise to the protein MTGTLTIAGLGPGSEALVTPEVSAAIAAATDILGYAPYVARIPPRAGLTLHPSDNREELQRAREALRLAAEGGQVVVVSSGDPGVFAMASAVFEALEQAPQWRELPICVLPGITAMLAAAARAGAPLGHDFCAINLSDNLKPWAVIETRLRLAAEADFAIAMYNPRSTSRPEGFGRALTVLKEAGCGERLVIFARAISAPDEKIVTVTLNEATPDMADMRTLVIVGNSQTRRVGRWVYAPRQVR
- a CDS encoding cobalt-precorrin-6A reductase — encoded protein: MMRALILGGTSDASLLAAEIARAGIDAVYSYGGRTRAPADQPLPTRIGGFGGVSGLADTIRREGITHVIDATHPFAAEMSRNAVEACAETGTPLIALERAPWTRAPGDSWIEVGDVAAAAATLPEASANVFLAIGRQHIALFASRPQHTYTLRFVDPPEAALPFAADVIVSRGPFTLDGELEMMRRREIAWIVARNSGGDGARAKIDAARMLGLPVVMISRPQLPERLRVESVAEVIQWLGHRTCLGA
- the cbiE gene encoding precorrin-6y C5,15-methyltransferase (decarboxylating) subunit CbiE, producing MADPWLTIIGIGEDGLAGLSEASRKALAKAETVFGGERHLALADVASRGRAWSVPFDPDAVLSCRDRPTVVLASGDPFWYGAGSILAEKLEASEWIAHPAPSTFSLAAARLGWRLEAVACLGLHAAPFECLVPHLVRGARIICLVRDGRAVGELARWLSERGWGASAFWTLAALGGPHESVRKYRAESYTRTAAGKLIAVALEASGADGLSRSSGLPDVLFAHDGQITKRPIRALALSALGPCPGKRLWDIGAGSGSISIEWALCGGTAIAVEARDDRAANIRSNAEAFGLGHKITIIRGIAPEALAVLETPDAVFIGGGLDSAMFDAVWSRLSPGTRLVAHAVTLETEALLGELHRRHGGELMRVEIAYAGPLGRYRSWEAARPVVQWSTVR
- a CDS encoding cobalamin biosynthesis protein, with the translated sequence MKVAGLGFKKDVTLASLREALLAAGGPEGIAAVATVSDKADEQALKQLACECGVPIKAVPVGLLASIDTPTQSKLIAEKFGTGSIAEAAALAAAGLHARLIATRVVSQDRTATAAIAEGDGP
- the cobM gene encoding precorrin-4 C(11)-methyltransferase; its protein translation is MTVHFIGAGPGAADLLTLRGRDLIAACPVCLYAGSLVPEGVLAHCPAGARIVNTAPLSLDEIIAEIAAAHTAGKDVARLHSGDLSIWSAMGEQLRRLRALSIPYTVTPGVPSFSAAAAALEAELTLPGLAQTVVLTRTPGRASAMPESEKLAAFAATGAVLAIHLSVHLLDNVIAELTPHYGPDCPVAIVWRASWPDQRIVRATLATLDAAVGTEMERTALILVGKTLGAADFDESRLYAADYDRRYRPVGAEPRFPEAS
- a CDS encoding cobyrinate a,c-diamide synthase produces the protein MPAGLVISAPASGVGKTTLTLALARAWRNRGLRVQCFKSGPDYIDPAFHAAATGRASVNVDSWAMNRATIERLVSRGTDADIVLAEGSMGLFDGVAARGVSGIGATADIAEMLGWPVVLVIDPSGQAQTAAAIAAGLRDYRPGVRLAGVVLNRVASPRHEDLVRRALNDADIAVFGALPRHAEISLPKRHLGLVQAEEQAEIGKLIDEAARFVLEHVDLDAVLQSAAVWSPQPATNGLNLTPPGQRIALARDAAFSFIYPHMLEAWRASGAEISTFSPLADEAPDASADVCWLPGGYPELHAGKIAANARFRSGLRAFAETRPVHGECGGYMVLGTALTDADGISHEMTGLLGLETSFAKRRMHLGYRLAALAAPMPGHQVGARLRGHEFHYSTILAQPDTPLAVVHDATGAVIAETGSRRGRATGTFFHLIAEDR
- the cobA gene encoding uroporphyrinogen-III C-methyltransferase — encoded protein: MSGFVSFISAGPGDPELLTLKGAARLREADVVLYDDLASGAILDLARPGANLVAVGKRAGRPSTKQHHVNRLLVDYAATGVRVVRLKSGDAGIFGRLEEELETLREAGIGYEIIPGVTSACVAAAQAGIPLTRRHTSRRVQFVTGADVTGELPQNLNWAALADPDATTVVYMGRRTFPALVAKLIEHGLSPSTPALFAESLGRADEHLVRTTIAELAVQLARGGAASTAAVIMFGALSEGGSS
- the cobF gene encoding precorrin-6A synthase (deacetylating), which encodes MMTLSLIGIGCGDPGQLTRAAIGAINAADVVLIPRKGTAKSDIADLRRTICADVLTNTATCIAEFDLPMRDAAEADYRKGVDDWHDAVAAIWSQTIASHLGGEGRVALLIWGDPSLYDSSLRIARRLDPSPEIEVVPGITSIQALCAAHALPLNDIGEPFLVTTGRRLREGGWPAGVDTVVVMLDGGTAFQLLDPEGLHIWWGAYLGMADQIIMSGALAEVGPRIVAARLAARERHGWIMDSYILKRRP
- the cobT gene encoding nicotinate-nucleotide--dimethylbenzimidazole phosphoribosyltransferase, whose product is MLPEWITQKCPEISALHREAAIARQAQLTKPTGALGRLEQLAIELAGLQATERPLAARVPIIIFAGDHGIVAQGVSAYPQAVTIAMMANFAAGGAAISVLARELGSRLEVVDAGTLAEAAMPGIITDKPRHGTRDFSLEAALTQSELAFAFEAGRRAVARAVANRPDLLIFGEMGIGNTTTSAAIAASLLGISAEEIAGSGTGVGAAGRAHKARVIDAAIARHQVAGAAPENILCAVGGLEIAAISGAIIAAAQARIPVLIDGFIVSVAALAAVRLNTSCQPFQLASHQSAEQGHRLVLRALNVQPLISLDLRLGEGSGAAIALPLVRAACALHNDMATFAQANVPDRPN
- a CDS encoding histidine phosphatase family protein, producing the protein MEGETFLWLIRHAAVDGVAGTIHADDAPSDLSDRVQLEALRRCLPPDAASYASPARRTVETARALGLEPELMPEFGEQDFGGWTGRRHDELSAAGGEAYAQFWSDPARGRPPDGESFEDQVARVRLGLARIGAGPATLVIHSGTIRAALCIALDLAPQAALRFAIDPLSLTRIDRLAAGWRVVSVNQRIS